One genomic segment of Terriglobales bacterium includes these proteins:
- a CDS encoding transcriptional repressor encodes MLQKRIDDHVVISREAMREAEAIFHSHLKRVGLKQTGQRDTILRTFIETREHLSTEELARLVRKRDAKIGYTTVYRTLKLLAECGLASEVEFHDGIARFEHQYNRRSHHHMVCTECGGSVEFFSPEVDRVEREIGRKHHYLTTRHTFQVYGLCEDCRKKRGRRLG; translated from the coding sequence ATGCTGCAGAAGAGGATCGACGACCACGTGGTGATCTCGCGCGAAGCCATGCGCGAGGCGGAGGCGATCTTCCACAGCCATCTGAAGAGGGTGGGGCTGAAACAGACCGGCCAGCGCGACACCATCCTGCGCACCTTCATCGAGACCCGCGAGCACCTGTCCACCGAGGAACTGGCGCGGCTGGTGCGCAAACGCGATGCCAAGATCGGCTACACCACCGTCTACCGCACTCTGAAGCTGCTGGCCGAGTGTGGTCTGGCCAGCGAGGTCGAATTCCACGACGGCATCGCCCGCTTCGAGCACCAGTACAACCGCCGCAGCCATCACCACATGGTCTGCACCGAGTGCGGGGGCTCGGTGGAGTTCTTCTCTCCCGAGGTGGACCGGGTCGAGCGGGAGATCGGGCGCAAGCACCACTATCTCACCACCCGCCACACCTTCCAGGTGTACGGTCTCTGCGAAGATTGCCGCAAGAAGCGCGGGCGGCGCCTCGGCTGA
- a CDS encoding DUF4870 domain-containing protein, translating into MARFCASCGAQMADTATACPACGKAAGQSAGGGAGAAQAGGLQDNLAGALAYLWIVAIIFLLLEPYNRNKFVRFHSFQALFLGLLSIAGHIVLGMIPVIGWVILPFFSLAIFVVAIICAIKAFGNQEFKLPVLGELAAKQV; encoded by the coding sequence ATGGCACGTTTTTGTGCAAGCTGCGGAGCGCAGATGGCGGACACCGCGACCGCGTGTCCCGCTTGTGGCAAGGCCGCCGGCCAATCGGCAGGCGGTGGAGCGGGAGCCGCCCAGGCGGGAGGATTGCAGGACAACCTGGCAGGAGCGCTGGCGTACCTGTGGATCGTCGCCATCATCTTCCTGCTGCTCGAGCCGTATAACCGGAACAAGTTCGTACGCTTCCACTCCTTCCAAGCGCTGTTCCTCGGTCTGCTGTCCATTGCCGGCCACATCGTGCTCGGCATGATCCCGGTGATCGGCTGGGTCATCCTGCCGTTCTTCTCGCTGGCGATCTTCGTGGTTGCCATCATTTGCGCGATCAAGGCGTTCGGCAACCAGGAGTTCAAACTGCCGGTGCTGGGCGAACTGGCGGCCAAACAGGTCTAG